A window of Bacteroidota bacterium contains these coding sequences:
- a CDS encoding Txe/YoeB family addiction module toxin, with product MEIEYTLQASEDLVFWKKSNNVTVLKKIRKLIESISETPCEGIGKPEPLKYDLLGCWSRRINKEHRIVYELHEDKIIVLSIKGHY from the coding sequence ATGGAAATAGAATATACCCTGCAGGCCAGCGAAGATTTGGTTTTCTGGAAAAAATCGAACAATGTGACCGTGCTGAAAAAAATCAGAAAGCTGATTGAGTCTATTTCTGAAACTCCCTGCGAAGGCATTGGAAAACCCGAACCGCTAAAATATGACCTGTTGGGCTGTTGGTCCCGCCGTATAAATAAGGAACACCGTATTGTTTATGAACTACATGAAGACAAAATCATTGTACTTTCGATAAAAGGACATTATTAA
- a CDS encoding GxxExxY protein codes for MNENDLAKIVFDTGLKVHKVLGPGLLENAYEACLYYELSKLNLKTEKQKALPLIYEEVKLDTGYRIDLFVENKLIVEIKSVEALNDLHTAQILTYLKLTNCKLGLLINFNTLLFKNGVKRIINGIL; via the coding sequence ATGAATGAAAATGATTTAGCAAAAATAGTATTTGATACAGGACTAAAAGTGCATAAAGTATTAGGTCCTGGACTTCTTGAAAATGCATACGAAGCGTGTTTGTATTATGAACTTAGTAAACTAAATTTAAAGACAGAAAAACAAAAAGCATTGCCATTGATATATGAAGAAGTAAAACTAGACACCGGGTACAGAATTGATTTATTTGTTGAAAATAAATTAATTGTTGAAATAAAATCAGTAGAAGCCCTCAATGACCTTCATACAGCTCAAATACTTACCTATTTGAAATTAACCAATTGCAAATTAGGTTTACTAATTAACTTTAATACTTTATTATTCAAAAATGGAGTTAAAAGAATTATAAATGGTATTTTGTAA